ATGAACGGGATCGAGCCGCCGATCCCGGTCTCCATGGGTTCGACGCCCCAGCCGTCGGCCATCGCCTTCTTCGCTGCGGTCACCGCCCACCCGCTGGTGTCGACGAGGAAGGGCTGGCCGCCGTCGGTGTCGCTGATCTCGACGTGGGCGCCGAAGGGCACGTTCGCGTGCACATGCGCTTCGAGCGCTGCCAGCGCCTCCCGGGCATCCTGCCCCGGGGCGATGCGCGCGCTCAGGCGCACGGAGACCTTCGGCAACAGGGTGTTCGAGGCGTTCGCGACGCTCGGGGCGTCGATGCCGGTGATCGTGATGGCGGGCTTCGCCCAGAGCCGTGCCAGCAGTGGCCCGCTGCCGATCGGAGTGACCCCGGGCAGCAGCGCCGCGTCGCGGGTGAAGTCGGCGATCGCGTCCGGGCTGTCGGGCACCGTCTCGCCCGACTCCGTGAGGCCCTCGACCGCGACGCTGCCGTCGGGCCCGTGGAGCGTCGAGAGGAGGCGCACCATGGCCATCATCGCGTCGGGAGCGGCTCCCCCGAACATCCCGGAGTGCGAGGCGTGTTCGAGCGTTTCGACCGTGAGCTTGAAGGTGACGTTGCCGCGCAGGCTGATGGTGAGGGAGGGAGTGTCGACGTTCCAGTTGTCGGAGTCGGCGACGATGATCACGTCGGACGCCAGGGCGACGCGGTTCTGTTCGAGGAAGTCGGCGAACGACCGGGAGCCGAACTCCTCCTCGCCCTCGATGAAGAGCACGAGGCCGAGGTCGAGGTCGTCGCCGTATTCGTGCGCGAGCGCGCGCACTGCGGCGAGGTGCGAGACGACGCCGGCCTTGTCGTCGGCCGCGCCCCGCCCATAGAGGCGGTCGCCGCGCACGGTCGGCTCGAAGGGGGGCGAGTCCCAGTCGGCGTCGTCGCCGGGCGGCTGCACGTCGTGGTGCGCGTAGAGCAGCACCGTGGGCCGGCCGTTCCGGGCCCGGCGGGTGGCGAGCACGGCGGGCTGGCCGAGTTCACCGCTCTGCGGGTCGGCGACGGCCTGCTTGATGTGGACGGCGTCGAAGACTCCCGTCGCTTCGAACAGGGCGGCGACGGCCTTCGCGCTGGCGGCGACGTGGGCGGGGTCGAAGGCGCTCCACGAGACGCTCGGGATGCGCACCAGGTCGGTGAGGCCGGCGATCGTCGCCGGCAGGGCACCGGCCAGGAAGCTCCGGATGCCCTCCTCCCGCTCGCTGGATGCTGTGTCTTGGCGGTCGGACGTGCCCTGTTGCTCGGTCATACGGGTAATCTTAGAAGGCAGGCAGCATCCACTGCCCGCGAGACTCAAGGACTGACTGTGTTCAAGCGCCCCACCCCCGCCGCCCCGACCGAGACCGCCGAGCAGGTCGCGGCCCACGCCGCCGCGCAGCAGCGCCAGGCCGGTTCGGGCAAGGGCGCGCCGACACCCACCCGCCGGGAGCAGGAGGCTGCGCGGAAGCGCCCGCTCGTGCCGAGCGACCGCAAAGAGGCGGCCCGGCAGGCGAAGAGCCAGACGTCGGCCGAGCGTGAGCGTGCCCGCATCGGTATGGCCGCCGGCGAGGAGAAGTACCTGCTCGCCCGCGACCGGGGCGTGCAGAAGCGATTCGTGCGCGACTACGTGGACTCGCGGTTCAGCATCGGCGAGATCGTGATCCCCGCCGTGTTCGGCATCATCCTGCTGCAGCTCGTTCCGAACCCGCAGATCCAGACCTACCTGACGCTCGTGCTCTACGCCTTCGTGATCATCGTCGCGCTCGACATCGTGCTGATGGGCAACCGCATCAACAAGCTGCTGCGTGCGAAGTACGGCACTCTCGACCGGGGCCTGCGCTGGTACGGCGCGATGCGCGCCCTGCAGCTGCGCCCGATGCGGCTGCCGAAGCCGCAGGTCAAGCGCGGCCAGCGCCCCAGCTGAGCCGCGTCGCTGCTTCCGTCGCATCCGCGCACGTTTGTCGCATCCGCTGGTGCGCGCGCAGGCGCGGAAGCGACAAACGGTAGCGCAAGTCGTGCCGGGCCCGGGAGCAGCGTAGAGCGCGCTGTGCGCGGCGGAGCTTCAGTGGGCGGCGCGGAGCGCGGCGAGGCCGCGGTTGACCTGGCGGGCCCAGAGCGGGCCTCGGTAGAGGAACCCGGTGTAGCCCTGCACGAGGGTGGCACCGGCGGCGAGGCGTTCGGCTGCGTCATCCGCCGTCTCGATGCCGCCGACCGAGATCACACAGAGGTCCGCGGGAACGACGGAACGCACCAGCTTCAGCACCTCGAGGGACCGGGTCGCGACGGGCGGGCCGGAGAGTCCCCCCGCGCCGGCCGCAGCGACGATCTGCGGATCTGTGGCGAGTCCTTCCCGCGAGATGGTGGTGTTCGTGGCGATGATGCCGTCGAGCCCGAGTGAGACGGCGAGTTCCGCGATGCGGCGCACCTCGTCGTCGCTGAGGTCGGGGGCGATCTTCACGAGCAGCGGAACGGCGCCCGCCTCCTCGCGAACGGCGGTGAGGAGCGGGGCCAGCTTGTCGAGCTCCTGGAGTCCGCGGAGCCCGGGAGTGTTCGGCGAGCTGACGTTCACCACCAGATAGTCGGCGACGGGGGCGAGCGCGCGAGCGCTCGAGCGGTAGTCGTCGATCGCGTCGTCCACGTCGACGACGCGGCTCTTGCCGATGTTGATGCCGACGATGGGCCGGTAGGCGGCGCCAGACGTGCGCGCGACCCGCAGGGCAGCGGGGCCCGCTCCCCCGTTGTTGAAGCCCATCCGGTTGATCACGGCGCGGTCCGGCACCAGGCGGAACAGTCGCGGGCGCTCGTTGCCGGACTGCGCCTTGGCCGTGAGGGTACCGATCTCGACGTGGCTGAAGCCGAGCATCCCGAGCCCGACGATGGCGCGCCCGTCTTTGTCGAACCCGGCCGCGACGCCGAACGGCGAGTCGAAGTCGAGCCCGAGGGTGTGCACGGCCAGAGACGGGTCGGGCGCGGTGAAGCGTCGCACGAGGGACCCGAGGCGCGTGCGCGGCAGGGCACGGATGACGTCGAACGCGAGGTGATGCGCCTGCTCGGGGTCGAGCCGCGACAGCACGAACCGGAAGAGGAGGGGGTACACCGGTGCCGCTACTCGGGCCGGGCGGCCGAGGCCGCGCTGGCGGGCTTGGCCGCGGTTCCGGATGTCGCGGCGGAGCCGGCGCCGACGCCGGCCGGCGAGCTCGCCGAACCGGAGCTCCCCGAACCGGAGCTCGCGGCTCCGGATGCCGCGGGGCCGCCCTGCCGGTCATCCGGAGCCTCGGCGTGCTCGACGCGCAGCAGGGTGATCGCCGCCTCGAAGTCGTCGAGCGAGTCGAAGGCCTGGTAGACGCTCGCGAAGCGGAGGTAGGCGACCTCGTCGAGCTCGCGGAGCGGCTGCAGGATGGCGAGCCCGATGTCGTTCGCCTCGACCTGGGCGGCGCCGGTCGATCGCACGGTCTCCTCGACCCGCTGGGCGAGCACAGCGAGGTCGGAGTCGGTGACCGGCCGGCCCTGGCAGGCCTTCCGCACGCCGTTCATGATCTTCTCGCGGCTGAACGGGACGACGACACCGCTCCGTTTGATGACGCTGAGGCTGGCCGTCTCGGTGGTGCTGAAGCGGCGACCGCAGTCCGGGCACTGGCGGCGGCGACGGATGGCGACACCGTCGTCGGAGGTGCGTGAGTCGACGACGCGGGAATCGGGGTACCGGCAGTACGGGCAATACATGGTGCCTCGAGTTTACCGCTCCGGCGCGAGGGCTCGCGCGCCGCGGGCCGAGTAGGCCTAGTCGCGGGGGAAACGGGCCGCAACGGCCTCGGCGTGCGCGGGGAGGTTCTCGCTCGTGGCGAGGGCGTGGATGCGCTCCGCCACCGCGCCGAGCGCCTCGCGGTCGTAGCGGATGATCTGCTGGGGCCGCAGGAACGTGTACGCCCCGAGGCCCGACGAGAACCGCGACTGTCCGCCGGTCGGCAGCACGTGGTTCGACCCGGCGAGATAGTCCCCGAGGCTCACCGGCGAGTACGACCCCACGAAGATGGCGCCGGCGCTGTGGATGCTCGCCACCACCTCGTCGTCTGATGCCGTCTGGATCTCCAGGTGCTCGGGCCCGTACGCGTCGCTGAAGCGGGCGGCCGCGGCGAGGTCGTCGACCAGCACGACGGCGGACTGCTGCCCGTTCAGCGCAACGAGTACGCGCGCCGAGTGCGGCGTCGCCGCGGCCAGACCTTCAAGTTCAACTCGAACCTCATCCGCGAATGCGGGGGAGGTGGTGACCAGCACGGCGGCTGCGAGTTCGTCGTGCTCGGCCTGGCTCACCAGGTCTGCGGCCACAAAACCGGGGTCGGCCGTCTGGTCGGCGATGATCAGGATCTCGGTGGGCCCGGCCTCCGAGTCGATACCGGTGCGGCCCCGCACAAGGCGCTTCGCCGCCGCCACGTAGACGTTGCCCGGGCCGGTGATGATCTGCACGGGCTCGAGCCCGAGGTCGGCGACGCCGTACGCCAGGGCGCCGATCGCCCCCGCTCCACCCATCGCGTAGACCTCGGTGATGCCGAGCAGGCCGGCGGCCCCGAGGATGGTCGGGTGCACGCGCCCGCCGAACTCCTTCTGCGGGGGTGACACCAGCGCGATCGACGGCACTCCGGCGGCCTGCGCCGGCACCACGTTCATCACGACGCTCGACGGGTAGACCGCTTTGCCGCCGGGCACGTAGAGCCCGACCCTGTCGACCGGCTGCCAGCGCTGCTCCACGATCGCCCCGTCGCCGAGCGACGTCGACGCGGCGGGCGGGATCTGCGCAGCCGTGGCCTGCCGCACACGCCCGATGGCCCCTTCGAGAGCGGAGCGTACATCCGGAGCCAGCGCGGCGACCGCATCGTCGATCTCGCTCTGCGGAACCCGGATGCTCGGAGCCTCGCCCCCGTCGAACCGGGCCGCCTGCGCGCGGAGTGCCGCGCTGCCCTCAGCCCGCACGGCCTCGATCAGCGCCGAAGCCGCCTCGGTCGCGACCCCGACGTCGGTCACCGCCCGGGGTACGAGGTCGAGCAATTCGGCACGCGACGGGTTCGTTCCCCGCAAGTCAATGGTCTGCATCATGGCCCCCCGATTCTACCGGCCCGCCTGCGGAGCCCACCGCGCGCCTCCACCACAATCGAGTGGGCGATTTGGGCCCCATAAATCCCATTTTGGGGCCCAAATCGCCCGCTCGAGGGAAAACGGGGTCAGAGCAGGCAGGCGGGGCCGAGGAGGGACTTCAGTTCGCCATAGAGATCGGCCGTGACGCGAACCCGGTACGGGATCTCGAAGACGCGCGCCGTGCCGCCCTTGAGGAGCTTCAGCCGCACCTCGTTGTCCCCGGAGTGCCTGATCAGCACGTCGTTCAGCGCCTGAACCGTCTCCGTCGTCGCGCGGGCGTCGGCCATCGAGATCTCGATCGGCCCTCCCCCGTCGGCGTTCCCGAGATCTGGCGTGAACAGGCTGAACGCGTGCAGGTTCATCCCGTCGTCCCGGATCGACACCCGCCCGCGCAGCACCACGATCGAATCGTTCGTGAGGGCCGGCGAGAACTCCTGGTACGCCTTGCCCATGAACATGGCCGTGACCTCGCCGCCGAAGTCCTCGACCACGATCGAGCCGTACTGGTTGCCCGAGTTCCGGGCCACCCGGTGCTGCACGTTCGTGATCAGCCCGGCGACCACCACCGTGTCGCCGTCGGCGGTGTGCTCACTGGTCAGCATGTCCGTGATGGTCGTCGACGCGTGTTTCGCCAGCGCCACTTCGAGCCCGGCGAGCGGATGATCGGACACATAGAGCCCGAGCATGTCGCGCTCGAACGCCAGCTTGTCGCGCTTCGACCACTCCGGCCGGTCGGGTACCTGCCGGTTGTCCTGCGGGGCATCCCAGAGCGAGTCGAAGTCGAAGCCGACCTGGCCGTTCGCCTCTGCCCTCTTCTCGCTCACAGCCGCTTCCACAGCGGATTCGTGGATCTCGACGAGCGCCCGCCGCGTGTCGCCGAGCGAGTCGAATGCCCCCGCCTTGATCAACGACTCGACCGTGCGCTTGTTGGCAGCGGCCAGCGGGATCTTCTGCAGGAAGTCGTGGAACGACGTGAAGGCTCCCTTCGTCTTCCGCGCCTCGATGATGTGGTCGACGACCGAGAAGCCCACGTTCCGCACCGCGCCCATACCGAACCGGATGTCCTCGCCGACGGCCGCGAAGAAGCCGATCGACTCGTTCACATCCGGCGGCAGCACCGTGATGTTCATGCGCCGGCACTCGTTCAGGTAGATCGCCGACTTGTCCTTCGAGTCCCCCACCGACGTGAGCAGCGCCGCCATGTACTCGGCTGGGTAGTGCGCCTTGAGGTACGCGGTCCAGTACGAGATGACGCCGTACGCCGCGGAGTGCGCCTTGTTGAACGCGTAGTCCGAGAAGGGCAGCAGGATGTCCCACAGCGTCTTGACGGCCGCGTTCGAGTAGCCGTTGTCGTTCATCCCCTTCGAGAAGCCCTCGTACTGCTTGTCGAGCTCCGACTTCTTCTTCTTGCCCATCGCGCGGCGCAGCAGGTCGGCCTGGGCGAGCGTGAACCCGCCGAGCTTCTGCGCGATCGACATGACCTGCTCCTGGTAGACGATCAGGCCGTAGGTCTGCCCGAGCACCTCCCGCAGCGGCTCCTCGAGTTCCGGGTGGATCGGCGTGACCTGTTGCAGCCCGTTCTTCCGGAGCGCGTAGTTGGTGTGCGAGTCGGCGCCCATCGGGCCCGGCCGGTAGAGCGCCAGGATGGCCGAGATGTCTTCGAAGTTGTCGGGCTTCATCAGCCGCAGCAGCCCACGCATGGGCCCGCCATCGAGCTGGAACACCCCGAGGGTGTCCCCCCTGGCCAACAGTTCGTAGGCCGGGACGTCATCCAGCTCCAGCTCTTCGAGCACCGGCCGGAACCCGCGGTTCGACTCGATGTTGTCGAGCGCGTCGTCGATGATCGTGAGGTTGCGGAGCCCCAGGAAGTCCATCTTGATCAGTCCGAGCGACTCGCAGGCCGGGTAGTCGAACTGCGTGACGATCTGGCCGTCCTGCTCGCGCTTCATGATCGGGATGATGTCGATCAGCGGGTCGCTCGACATGATCACACCGGCCGCGTGCACGCCCCACTGGCGCTTCAGGTTCTCGATGCCGACGGCCGTCTCGAACACCGTGCGGGCCTCGGGGTCGGCTTCGATGACGGCGCGCACATCCGACGCCTCCTTGAACCGTGGATGCGCGGTGTCGAAGATCCCGGAGAGCGGGATGTCCTTGCCCATGATGGGCGGCGGCATGGCTTTGGTGAGCTTCTCCCCCATACCGAAGGGGAAGCCGAGCACACGCGATGAGTCCTTCAGCGCCTGCTTGGCCTTGATGGTGCCGTAGGTGACGATCTGGGCGACGCGCTCGTCGCCGTACTTCTCCGTCACGTACTTGATGACCTCACCACGGCGCCGGTCGTCGAAGTCGACGTCGAAGTCGGGCATCGAGACGCGATCCGGGTTCAGGAACCGCTCGAAGATCAGGCCGTGGCGGATCGGGTCGAGGTCGGTGATGCGCATCGCGTACGCGACCATCGAGCCGGCACCGGAGCCACGGCCCGGGCCCACCCGGATCCCGTTGTTCTTCGACCAGTTGATGAAGTCGGCGACCACCAGGAAGTAGCCGGGGAACCCCATCTGCACGATGACGCCGACCTCGTAGTCGGCGCGGGCGCGCACGTCGGAGGGGATGCCGAGCGGATAGCGGTCGACGAGCCCCTTCTCGACCTCCTGAATGAACCAGGTGTCCTCGGTCTCGCCGGCCGGCACCGGGTAGCGCGGCATGTAGCTCGCCGAGGTGTCGAACTTGACCTCGCAGCGCTCGGCGATGAGCAGCGTGTTGTCGCAGGCCTCCGGATGATCGCGGAAGATCTGCCGCATCTCCGCCGCGGTCTTCAGGTAGAACTCGTCGGCGTCGAACTTGAACCGGTTCGGGTCGCTGAGCGTCGACCCCGACTGCACGCAGAGCAGCGCGGCGTGGGATGTCGCGTCATGGGCGTGGGTGTAGTGCAGGTCGTTCGTGGCGACGAGAGGCAGGTCGAGCTGCTTCGCGAGCCGCAGCAGGTCACCCATGATCTGGCGTTCGATGCCGAGCCCGTGGTCCATGATCTCGGCGAAGTAGTTCTCCCTGCCGAAGATGTCGCGGTAGTCGGATGCCGCCTTCACCGCCTCGTCGTACTGCCCGAGGCGGAGGCGCGTCTGAACCTCACCCGACGGGCATCCGGTGGTCGCGATGAGGCCGTTGGAGTACTGCGCGAGCAACTCGCGATCCATTCTCGGCTTGAAGTAGTAGCCCTCGAGCGACGCCCGCGAGGAGAGCCGGAACAGGTTGTGCATGCCGGCCGTGTTCTCGCTGAGGAGCGTCATGTGCGTGTACGCACCCGACCCCGACACGTCGTCGCGCCCGGAGTTCGGGCCGCCCCACTTGACGCGGGTCTTGTCGCCACGGTGCGTACCCGGCGTGATGTAGGCCTCGGTGCCGATGATCGGCTTGATCCCGGCGTCTGTCGCCGTCTTCCAGAAGTCGAAGGCACCGAAGACGTTACCGTGGTCGGTGACGGCAACCGCGGGCATCCCCTGCTCGACTGCGGCTTCGATCAGGGGTTTCACACGTGCAGCACCGTCGAGCATCGAGTACTCGGAATGCACGTGGAGATGAACGAACGAATCGGCCGCGGGTGACAAATCTTCTCCGACTAGCTAGGGGTTGAGGTCACCAGTTTAGCCGGAGCCCGCCGACATTCAGTCGGCCCGCAGCGTGTCGAGGGCGTGCTGCAGGTCGGCCGGATAGGTCGACGCGAACTGCACGTACTCCCGCGACGCCGGATGCACGAACCCGAGCTTCAGGGCGTGAAGCCACTGCCGGCCGAGCCCCAGCCGGGCCGAGATCGTCGGATCGGCGCCGTACATCGCGTCCCCCACGCAGGGGTGCCGCTGTGCGGCCATGTGTACGCGGATCTGGTGGGTGCGGCCCGTCTCGAGGTGGATCTCGAGCAGTGACGCGCTCGGGAAGGCCTCGATGGTCTCGTAGTGGGTCACACTCGGCTTGCCAGAGGCGACAACGGCGAACTTCCAGTCCGAGCGCGGGTGGCGACCGATCGGCGCGTCGATGGTGCCGGCGAGCGGATCCGGGTGTCCCTGCACGACGGCATGGTAGATCTTGTCGACCTCGCGGTCGTGGAAGAGCCGCTTCAGCCAGGTGTAGGCGTCCTCGCTCTTCGCGACGACCATCAGCCCGCTGGTTCCGGCGTCGAGGCGGTGCACGATCCCCGCGCGCTCCGCCGCGCCAGACGTGGAGATGCGGAAGCCCGCGGCGGCGAGGGCGCCGAGCACTGTGGGGCCCGTCCAGCCGACCGACGGGTGCGCGGCGACGCCGACCGGCTTGTCCACCACGACGATGTCGTCGTCGTCGTGGATGATCGTGAGATTCTCGACCGGGGTCGGTTCGACGCGCAGCTCCTGTTTGGGGGCCCAGCTCACCTCGAGCCAGGTGTCACGGCGCAACCGGTCGGACTTGCCGGCGACGCGTCCGTCGACGCTCACTCCACCGGCCTCGACCACGTCGGCGGCGAAGCTGCGGGAGAAACCCATCAGCTTCGCCAGCGCCGCATCGACCCGTTGGCCGTCGAGACCGTCGGGCACGGGCAGCTGTCGGGACTCCATGTCAGTCGGTCTTCTCTGCGGCATCCACTCGCGCGGCGCGCCGACCGTCGAGCCCGACGCCGCGGATCGTCAGGATGAGGAACACGACCATGGCCGCGCAGATGGCCGTGTCGGCGAGGTTGAAGATGGCGGGCAGAATCGGGATCTTGATGAAGTCGACGACGTGGCCGACGCCGAACCCCGGCTCACGGAACAGCCGGTCGACGAGGTTGCCGAGGACTCCCCCGAGCAGCAGCCCGAAGACCATGGCCCAGCCGATCGACCGGATGCGCCGGGCGAACCAGACGATGAAGACCACGACGGCGGCGGCGAGGATCGAGAAGATCCAGGTGTAGGCGTTGCCGATCGAGAA
Above is a genomic segment from Subtercola boreus containing:
- a CDS encoding dipeptidase gives rise to the protein MTEQQGTSDRQDTASSEREEGIRSFLAGALPATIAGLTDLVRIPSVSWSAFDPAHVAASAKAVAALFEATGVFDAVHIKQAVADPQSGELGQPAVLATRRARNGRPTVLLYAHHDVQPPGDDADWDSPPFEPTVRGDRLYGRGAADDKAGVVSHLAAVRALAHEYGDDLDLGLVLFIEGEEEFGSRSFADFLEQNRVALASDVIIVADSDNWNVDTPSLTISLRGNVTFKLTVETLEHASHSGMFGGAAPDAMMAMVRLLSTLHGPDGSVAVEGLTESGETVPDSPDAIADFTRDAALLPGVTPIGSGPLLARLWAKPAITITGIDAPSVANASNTLLPKVSVRLSARIAPGQDAREALAALEAHVHANVPFGAHVEISDTDGGQPFLVDTSGWAVTAAKKAMADGWGVEPMETGIGGSIPFIADLVRVFPDAQILVTGVEDPDTRAHSPNESLHLGVFKRAILTEALLLSRLAENRIPE
- a CDS encoding DUF3043 domain-containing protein, whose product is MFKRPTPAAPTETAEQVAAHAAAQQRQAGSGKGAPTPTRREQEAARKRPLVPSDRKEAARQAKSQTSAERERARIGMAAGEEKYLLARDRGVQKRFVRDYVDSRFSIGEIVIPAVFGIILLQLVPNPQIQTYLTLVLYAFVIIVALDIVLMGNRINKLLRAKYGTLDRGLRWYGAMRALQLRPMRLPKPQVKRGQRPS
- the dnaE gene encoding DNA polymerase III subunit alpha, whose protein sequence is MLDGAARVKPLIEAAVEQGMPAVAVTDHGNVFGAFDFWKTATDAGIKPIIGTEAYITPGTHRGDKTRVKWGGPNSGRDDVSGSGAYTHMTLLSENTAGMHNLFRLSSRASLEGYYFKPRMDRELLAQYSNGLIATTGCPSGEVQTRLRLGQYDEAVKAASDYRDIFGRENYFAEIMDHGLGIERQIMGDLLRLAKQLDLPLVATNDLHYTHAHDATSHAALLCVQSGSTLSDPNRFKFDADEFYLKTAAEMRQIFRDHPEACDNTLLIAERCEVKFDTSASYMPRYPVPAGETEDTWFIQEVEKGLVDRYPLGIPSDVRARADYEVGVIVQMGFPGYFLVVADFINWSKNNGIRVGPGRGSGAGSMVAYAMRITDLDPIRHGLIFERFLNPDRVSMPDFDVDFDDRRRGEVIKYVTEKYGDERVAQIVTYGTIKAKQALKDSSRVLGFPFGMGEKLTKAMPPPIMGKDIPLSGIFDTAHPRFKEASDVRAVIEADPEARTVFETAVGIENLKRQWGVHAAGVIMSSDPLIDIIPIMKREQDGQIVTQFDYPACESLGLIKMDFLGLRNLTIIDDALDNIESNRGFRPVLEELELDDVPAYELLARGDTLGVFQLDGGPMRGLLRLMKPDNFEDISAILALYRPGPMGADSHTNYALRKNGLQQVTPIHPELEEPLREVLGQTYGLIVYQEQVMSIAQKLGGFTLAQADLLRRAMGKKKKSELDKQYEGFSKGMNDNGYSNAAVKTLWDILLPFSDYAFNKAHSAAYGVISYWTAYLKAHYPAEYMAALLTSVGDSKDKSAIYLNECRRMNITVLPPDVNESIGFFAAVGEDIRFGMGAVRNVGFSVVDHIIEARKTKGAFTSFHDFLQKIPLAAANKRTVESLIKAGAFDSLGDTRRALVEIHESAVEAAVSEKRAEANGQVGFDFDSLWDAPQDNRQVPDRPEWSKRDKLAFERDMLGLYVSDHPLAGLEVALAKHASTTITDMLTSEHTADGDTVVVAGLITNVQHRVARNSGNQYGSIVVEDFGGEVTAMFMGKAYQEFSPALTNDSIVVLRGRVSIRDDGMNLHAFSLFTPDLGNADGGGPIEISMADARATTETVQALNDVLIRHSGDNEVRLKLLKGGTARVFEIPYRVRVTADLYGELKSLLGPACLL
- the lspA gene encoding signal peptidase II; the protein is MEPEHEATAHAPDIGDTSQVTPAEGRPRTISARALVVLVLVAVVVLGVDQGAKALVVANLPLNEYVPVLGDLLQFFYVTNSGAAFSIGNAYTWIFSILAAAVVVFIVWFARRIRSIGWAMVFGLLLGGVLGNLVDRLFREPGFGVGHVVDFIKIPILPAIFNLADTAICAAMVVFLILTIRGVGLDGRRAARVDAAEKTD
- a CDS encoding quinone-dependent dihydroorotate dehydrogenase, giving the protein MYPLLFRFVLSRLDPEQAHHLAFDVIRALPRTRLGSLVRRFTAPDPSLAVHTLGLDFDSPFGVAAGFDKDGRAIVGLGMLGFSHVEIGTLTAKAQSGNERPRLFRLVPDRAVINRMGFNNGGAGPAALRVARTSGAAYRPIVGINIGKSRVVDVDDAIDDYRSSARALAPVADYLVVNVSSPNTPGLRGLQELDKLAPLLTAVREEAGAVPLLVKIAPDLSDDEVRRIAELAVSLGLDGIIATNTTISREGLATDPQIVAAAGAGGLSGPPVATRSLEVLKLVRSVVPADLCVISVGGIETADDAAERLAAGATLVQGYTGFLYRGPLWARQVNRGLAALRAAH
- the hisD gene encoding histidinol dehydrogenase codes for the protein MMQTIDLRGTNPSRAELLDLVPRAVTDVGVATEAASALIEAVRAEGSAALRAQAARFDGGEAPSIRVPQSEIDDAVAALAPDVRSALEGAIGRVRQATAAQIPPAASTSLGDGAIVEQRWQPVDRVGLYVPGGKAVYPSSVVMNVVPAQAAGVPSIALVSPPQKEFGGRVHPTILGAAGLLGITEVYAMGGAGAIGALAYGVADLGLEPVQIITGPGNVYVAAAKRLVRGRTGIDSEAGPTEILIIADQTADPGFVAADLVSQAEHDELAAAVLVTTSPAFADEVRVELEGLAAATPHSARVLVALNGQQSAVVLVDDLAAAARFSDAYGPEHLEIQTASDDEVVASIHSAGAIFVGSYSPVSLGDYLAGSNHVLPTGGQSRFSSGLGAYTFLRPQQIIRYDREALGAVAERIHALATSENLPAHAEAVAARFPRD
- a CDS encoding RluA family pseudouridine synthase → MESRQLPVPDGLDGQRVDAALAKLMGFSRSFAADVVEAGGVSVDGRVAGKSDRLRRDTWLEVSWAPKQELRVEPTPVENLTIIHDDDDIVVVDKPVGVAAHPSVGWTGPTVLGALAAAGFRISTSGAAERAGIVHRLDAGTSGLMVVAKSEDAYTWLKRLFHDREVDKIYHAVVQGHPDPLAGTIDAPIGRHPRSDWKFAVVASGKPSVTHYETIEAFPSASLLEIHLETGRTHQIRVHMAAQRHPCVGDAMYGADPTISARLGLGRQWLHALKLGFVHPASREYVQFASTYPADLQHALDTLRAD